Genomic window (Vampirovibrionales bacterium):
CATCCGCCGGGATGCTGTTGGGATCGGGCATGTACTGGTTTTCGGCGGTCATCGCCTGATGATAGACATGGCCGCCCGCAAGCCAGGTGGCGCGCGTATGCACCGGATAATAAGGCGCATGAACGATGTTACAGGCGTCCGCGTCGGCATAGGCGAAGCTCAGGTGCGCCAGCCCTTCTTTTGAGCCGATCAATGGCTGGATGTCCGTATCGGGATTCAGTCCGCGCGCGTCATAGCGGCGCGCCATCCAGTCAACCGCCGCCTGACGGAAGGCGGGCTTGCCCTTAAAGTGTGGATAGCGATGATTCTCCGGGTTCAGCAGGGCCTCGCGCATCACCTCAATAATAGGCGCGGGGGTAGGCTGATCAGGATTACCCATGCCCAGATCGATGAGATCCGCGCCGCGCGCGCGCGCCTGATCCTTGAGATCGTCGAGCAGCGCGAAGACGTAGGTCGGCATTTGCGCCAGACGCGGAGAAAGGGGCGTCTGGCTGGCGCGCGCGGGCTGGCCGCAGGGAGAAGACGCCGGGGAATCCGTGACAGACATGAAGACAACTCCAGAAAAACCGCAAGGCGGCTACAGAAAACCGCCCCATTATCGCATAAAAGCGCCCGACTTCGGGAGGATGTCAGGGGGAGGCGCGATTCCCCATCAGTCCCTGCGTGCGCGCTTGCAGAGCGAGAATCACCGTGATCATGTCGGACTCGCCGAGACCCTGCTCGCAGGTTTCGCGGTACAGGGCGTGACACGCGTCGAGCAACGGCGCGGCGACGCCCGCTTCTTGCGCCGCGCAGGCGATCAGGCGATTATTCTCCAGCACGTCTGCAATCCCGGCCTGCTTACTGAAATCGCCCGCCAGCAATTTGGCCAGTTTGACCCGCGATACGTCGCTCGCCATTTGCCCCGCGTTGAGAATCGCCGCCAGTTTTCCCAGATCCAGCCCCTGATGCTGCGCAAAATGAACCGACTCGGCCAGTCCGGTCACAGTGGCGATCAGGAAGAGATTCACCGCCAGTTTCATCAGCAGCGCGTTGGGGACGGCGCCGCAGTCGACGACGTCTCGACAGAGCGGCTGGAAGATATCGCGCACGGCCTCAATCGTTTGCGCCTCGCCCGCCGCCATGGCCACCAGTTGGCCCGCCTGCGCGGGTTGACGCGATCCCGATACCGGCGCTTCGACATAGCGCCCGCCCACAGACAGAATTTGGGCTTCGAGCGCCTTGGAGTACGCCGGCATGGTCGTTCCCATGTTAATGACCGTGCGCCCGGCGACCCGCGCGCCAAAGGCGGGCTCGCCGCGCTGAAGGACCGCGTCAATCGCATCGGCGTTCGCCAGCATTAAGATCAGCGTCTCGCACGCGGCAAACGCCTCATCGACGCTGCCAGCCACGCGCGCGCCAGCCTGCGCGAGGCGATCGCGCGCGGGCGCCGATCGGTTCCACACCGTCAGCGCCGCGCCTGCGCGCAACAGATTCAGCGCCATGGGCTCTCCCATCGCGCCCAGTCCGATAAATCCCAGCGGTTTGGAGAGAATGTCGGTCATGTTGGCATGCTCGATTTGCGTCAATTGCGGCCAGCCTATATAAGCGTCTGTGACGCGCTTCTCCGACTGTAGCACGCAGACAGGCGCCTGCAAGCCATTTCGCAGACGGCGCGCTTGTCGGAGAATACGGCCATGACAGCCATTGAACGCGTAGACGCCGTGATTATCGGCGGCGGGGCGGCCGGGTTCTTTACGGCCCTCACGCTGGCCGAGCGCCGACCCCAAGCCCGACTTGCGATACTCGAGGCGGGCGGGCGTCCTTTGCAAAAAGTGGGTCTGTCGGGCGGCGGGCGTTGCAACCTGACGCACGCCTGCTTCGATGCGCAAGACCTCATCACCCGCTATCCGCGCGGTTCAAAGGCCTTATTGTCGCTATTCAGCCGGTTTTCGCCAGCTGAGGCCATGGCGTGGTTCGAA
Coding sequences:
- a CDS encoding NAD(P)-dependent oxidoreductase, which produces MTDILSKPLGFIGLGAMGEPMALNLLRAGAALTVWNRSAPARDRLAQAGARVAGSVDEAFAACETLILMLANADAIDAVLQRGEPAFGARVAGRTVINMGTTMPAYSKALEAQILSVGGRYVEAPVSGSRQPAQAGQLVAMAAGEAQTIEAVRDIFQPLCRDVVDCGAVPNALLMKLAVNLFLIATVTGLAESVHFAQHQGLDLGKLAAILNAGQMASDVSRVKLAKLLAGDFSKQAGIADVLENNRLIACAAQEAGVAAPLLDACHALYRETCEQGLGESDMITVILALQARTQGLMGNRASP